aattatgaaggattaaaatattccaagagctcaaattacttcaccaaaacatgtttcaattatattttatcaacacaaattgcacaggtttattgaatatgaataacttgtgttaattcaactcagttgtttaagctcctgccaaagtaaaacatctgtgtgcatttagtgtaataaactattaaaccagaattacatattaggatttagccaagtgttaggatgtaatacagagtagtatttctagtaggcttgttttgatatgcctgttttcattttattttctaaattttaaagaaggctttagaaaggtcaaaataaatcttctgtgagggcgtatcagctattctaacagaattcattttaccaatgcaagggtgcattagtaccttgtaatacaacatatctatttcataaagggcgaacacaaatttccaaagagacttcctgacagctgccattttaagtataacctctggtacgggcacattcagtttgcagcagctatgcaacagtggcctctagaggtgtttacacactatgaccaaatcagacaatgcaacacaacacgcaggtcgcctcaatgaattgattcagcttgtagcagtgacttgttaacttctcatttgtcaagcatatctcccatgaatgatatgaaatcatttagagacataacattgacatcacaaagcagaagctgcaatcagtttttaggaaagtgagtttaataggagtaggtaaaataatgcagtaatttcttagttttataatccctttataaatcatgttggctacagcctatttagcagtgcaaaaggagcatcggacaaacaaacaaacaaataaataaacagtcaacaacaacaaaaaagttagtacccagggataaaaatgttgtgtatgaaagggaaacctaatggacagatgtgatgcctgaacagtggtggctttaagtgatgtatcaactcaaacatgcatccatggtctgtgttacataagtacgatgatcggtggtgacggttggcgccgctttggaagcagaaactgttggtttgaaagccttcagtgtctccttgtggcgggactcttatactgcactgtaagatgtcgagcagtgtcagccgtatgctagaaagtgatacattaaaattcctggggtcaccatgaagagcttacttcctttcttgctcagtgtgtaaaatgtggtacttaatggactgaaaagaaaaatgatggcacccttgtagttcacacaagtggtgatgattcagggttttaatttgtaaggtttgaattttgagccatcataaattttaaaagaggaaagtatactatttaacatatgttaagtcaaagctaatatagctgctcatatatagctacttataatttgaagagctgcctacaccaatgagtagacttcccagaatggaaacagcactctttgtgtggtttgagaaaacagtcaagttgttaagaactatgactgagaaggatgtgcctgtgtacagcagcaggctgccttcctagaatttggatatcccccgtgtgctcgtctctgcattatgtgcattacctctcttggaaaattaaaaccacagcagctttttatagtttttttcattcactatcagcttacaccaaaagtctactctgaagaagattattcaaaacatgcaacacagaataaaacaagtttaaattaaaattaaagaaatcaaaatcttgtggacgtatgccttttacatgttggcaaaatatttaggatgagatggagatataacactcatgcaccctgaaaattatgaaggtctaaatatgtatcaaaggggctcactgaacatcagtggctttctatggggcaaacgtacttaaaccagccactgtgaccattgcggcagagcagaatgaatgatactgatggggactaagagggtttgtagttaaattcctgctcttacaggatcagtgagtgtctgtttaaagattattaacatacttttacatcactatggaacaccagcatttctgcagaggacagaactccctgctttaatctaccaagatgctctgtgttatgttgtcatggcaatatgaagtcaaataaatacaaatatacaaaaatgcacatttaaaggaggacaagaagacaggcaattggaagagcttttgaagcaggaaaacttttctggatttctcttaatttaactggaaattttgcgaatacaagtcaagaaggaaacaaggaggcagctggttggattatatctgaggacaggacgcatgaaggagaagcatgaggagagagaaaacagcagagcgatggtgcagagccaatcatggatcaagtcgaagaagcaagcatcaaaactgtgagtaaacataacacacaaagagttaaaaattactgtgctgattaaggaaacattaaatttggttagtttggggtctgcagcttcaggtttgtggattcagttggtctaaaaattaaggaaagacaaaaaatgtttcttttgaaaggttgttggaggattcttactgtaagaaatatctgggtgtgcatctgcttttatttaaaaaggttgaattttatttcgtcacattggaaagggaaaattggaggatcgggacaataatgtggccaaatttactgtttccttaatcagaacaataattttgatctgaactagaaattgtaaaatgggttattttctttcttctctactgatcactgtgttaaatgttgagttacttgtcagtctacattaatgttaatggtacttttaaaaagtgcagtttattcgtaattttgtagaaaaaggctctgcacctgtgaaaaaaaacaagtatccacacccccaaaatcactgtggatcagagtagctaagccctggttaacagcaattatattacaggagatgaaaaatattggaatgattgaaagaaacaaagattgctttagggtttgaagatttgactttcttattgaaagagacgaaaactaatctatgtgtgacactgagaaaaaaactgaacgcttaaaagatctggaggtctgactgttgttatacaaatgtgcaaacttgttttaatgacattagaaagaaaaatgggatgtttaaaaaggtaatatataaaatagtttctatattacttgaaaaaatgatgttggttagcgctgctgtatttggaaaaatgctgggtcacccctggtctatacagacaataatcccctcacatatgtgatgagtactgcaaagctgaatgcagtaggccaccgctgggtaggtgagctggcagatttcaggtttgatgtcaaatacaggccggggaaggtgaacatcgatgcagactcattctctcggtttccacttgacattgacacctacctcacaaagtgtactgaagagctgacgagagaggccattcaggctacatgggagggttgtgagtctgcaaagagacaagatgctgcatatgtcgctgccctgtgcctaacatgcccagccagagacacctgtgaacatgtcaccattgcagcctgtcacagtgacctggtaaaatcccaaaggaaggatccctctatcagttaacttatcaaactgaaagaaacaaaatcagtaataactTATGATGACAGAAGGAGAGCCAGTGGCCCTGTGAGAGAGCTTATGCACGAGTGGGGAAAGCTTcatatggaaaatcagctgcaacatcgtacagcggctcagcgaaggcagcttgtgctgccagcacaatatcatctcctagtgcttaaacatctccatgatgacttgggtcacgcagggcagagagggtcattcacttggcacgggaccgtttctactggccttttatgaagaaggacattgaggcgtatgtgaccagaaaacacccctgcattaagcaaaagaaaccagtcaaacacatcagtaaccctacgacacctggctggagctgctcactcaaggacaacaccatgccatccaaatggcaacccagcTGAGCGATCTAATTGgacatttcttcaaatgctaaggacactggaggagaaggcaaagagcagctggaaagagcatctgcctcagatactacatgcatacaactgcaccaggcatgaggaaacagacttttcaccccactacctcatgtttggtcgacacccccgtctcctagtagacttcatttttggcctgttagccagagatgggactgaaacacctcagagctatgctaaaaagtgggttttgtGGATGGAAGAGGCTTATCGtattgcagctgagaacagccaGCACTCTAGTGCAAGGGTTAAGAAGAACTATGATCATCACACACAGAACACAGTCACTCTCCAACCTGGTGAGACAGTGTCCTAGTCTGTAACATGAGTGAGAGGGGAGGACCTGGAAAATTGAGACCTTACTGGGAGCAAACTGTGTATGTCGTCAAACAACAAGTGAGTGACAGTcccatttacaaaatgtgttcagagacGTAATGTGTTTACTTCATAGAAATCTCCTACACCTCGTGAAAGACCTACCTGTTGACCACTGGGGGACCACTACCACGTAGAGggaaccaaaagaaaagaagtcatCGTGTTGGGAGACGTGACTGGTTGGAGACACCTGAAAGcagtgactgtgaaaactctgaaacagccagagtacagtactggcttagagtatcaccacaagctcagcatcaaacagtgaatatgAGAGCAACAATCCGGTTTGGATCTTGCACTTGTGTCCATCCCATTTACCTCGTGCCGCTGGGCCGTGACAGATGTCAtatatggcatacagcttggtgtcatttatgtcatacagccttgtctcatgtatgcactcagcttgaagtcctggaacgagacagcttgatatcatatatgcattcagattgatgtcatataggcatacagattgatgtcatataggcatacagtatgatgtcatatatgcatacaaaTTGATGTCAGGTCAGGCATacagtgtgatgtcatataggcatacagtatgatgtcatatatgcatacggtatgatgtcatatatgcatacagtatgatgtcatataggcatacagtatgatgtcatatatgcatacagtatgatgtcatataggcatacagattgatgtcaggtcaggcatacagtgtgatgtcatatatgcatgcagattgatgtcatatgtcaccacaagctcagcatcaaacagtgaatctgagagcaacatatcagctgcagaggaatccagagagagtccagaaaataaatacacattttatatgtcagagcaacccagagttacctcacctgaaagggaaactgaacaagaacaaatttcctctgttcattatctctcctgttttacaggattgtaatctgtggtcacgcccactacagcaaggcctgtaacatgaacaaataaataccaccaacaagtgtccctaggggactggcgagacttttaaggcaagtgattacttgccaggttaccacatagaatacctaagctattaactagcatcaataagtcagtcactaatattccttggcaggtgattagcatcccctggcctagttactgtctactaactagtaactatttaacaccaattcatattatttgttagattcacttttcttcttactttagtcaaaagtctgttgacctaaatatgttcaaagttgcatcatcttgatatttacaccagtgttgtacaactctgagtgcattctgcaactgatgggagggaaaggactccttagcacgaccattagaaaagcccctacagcgcacaagtagtttggtgtttaagtggctcagaggatcaaggacaggagcagtgacaaaagttatcctctcatcacggtgaattgtgtgcgccttatacaacaggacagcaggagagagctggaccatttttggtgcctaggtattttgtgcaggcgaagcaatgaaaaacacaactgcatttcttagtctgacaggacaggatgatcaccctgaggcgcttaagagaagaaatccagaccctttaacgttcaaggaaattgtgacacattagtacaaacaaataatcgttaataaatcaatatcagtgacttaaaatcacaggagatgcaggatgagttatccagattcatttaataattaaccaacaaatttagattgtccaattaatgttgctactaattccctgattgatacatttctttacatttgcccatttttttgttgattcagaaataattcattgatcaaattaaactccaattcctgcaagctttggcaaagctgagcatgttcggtctgttgtgtatacagttgtggctctaaatacaaactgaagtggcaaagtgcacaaaagcaaactttgtaccactgacaaaacattagaccacaactgtattcataactcaggctgactcaggctctgttagagcttctgctctgtgaccctgttttgcttggcatcaataagtcatttgagccagggatgattctgaagttcctctagggcagtggttcccaaactttttttcctgggcccccctttgttttacaagaaaaatgtaatctgcaataaattacaggcagtaataaaataaactattaactcttttatgctacgtccacacgtaaacagcgtttcgaatcaccgaaaacagagattttttaaaactccttttttgcgtttacgtgtggacgaggaatacagagttcgtcacgcaacgtcaaaggtttgtgccttttttcacgtcacgctgtgcgccatgttattgtttacatgagatgaattgcagaatggcagatagagacgaaatactgttaatctgactatctgcagtttttacacgcagttactgtccctccatttacaaaggcagaggtgtcacggtgtgattattttacatgtagttgtttttttcctgtgtaataatattcaacattgcgatcaatacatttttcaaaaaatgcctctctgtgcaaaatgggtttaaaaacataaacagctgtgggatactgtttgtctgtgatttgaaccaggggaacaaatcgtggcaggatcagcctgatattatttttatcccgctgtaactttactgtataaagagctaacatctccaaaatgtcaggagtagttagtcattacaacaagtgtttgtgaactaaaaatcaaaaatgtgggatactgtttgtccgtgatttggagagcccagcgcgtgctcccgacaaagggaaaaccaattctgcaggggagacctaccttggcacttgtgcaggtgaagccaaagggaagatatgcttcaccatattttctagtctttggcttacaatgaagttggtttggaaacatattcagctatgcttcatctcctgctttgcgtttctgtgggcgccccgtgctaggaATAAGACACGCAGACTTAACATGACTGAACATGACGAACCGACGAGGAACACGTACACTGTGAATACATACAGAGGGAAAAGGGGACTGGAGATGAGacatggacataactaagcaTAAATAGAACATGAAGGCTGGGGGGGAAACACACAtgacagaaggaatgggtcacaaaacatgtttacaaaacatgtaaacaagaggaggagacgggagaaaaagactttactgaaatacatgaagggccagggctggggcagccaaccagtcacagacaaagagccacatcatacacctgggcacacatgaacatcacccaTCCCTTCCTCTGTCCTGCGTTCAGTTTAGGGTATCGAACTCAGGACCCTAAcctcatcaggccggggtctttgtgtggagtctgcatgttctctccagcttcctcccacagtctaaagacatgcagttagtgggggtCTTCTCGCGCCGTTCGCATTCACACAGAGATGCATTGAAGATCACCTTGTGGTTAGTGCCTTCTATTCGATGTACAGACTGAATAATAACACCTTCTAATTAGTATGCAGCCTGTTCTGTCTCCTATTGGTGCTTTTCCTATGAGTAATCAGTGCTTCATGGCTTACTAAGCTTAACTTTTTTCACAACATtgataacaaacacacacaaaacaacaacaacaacatatcttatctaaaaaaaacttGATTGGACCACAGTTTTGATGTTCATCCTACATGTTTATTGAGATTGTCTAATGTCTGCGACGGTATCTTCTCCCACGTCTGCGGACACCGGAGGCCTTGTGGGGTCTCCTGCGTCTGCGAACGGGGCGAGAAGACCTCGCATGTTTGCGTCTATACCTGCGTCGTGGCATTGTCCAAACGGCGGTACCTGCTCCACGTCACGGGTTCTATTTATGGACTCACCTGGCAACTTTAGtgatgtcactgctgatgtTGTCACTGTTGGTGTGACCTCATGACTCATTCATGCCATCTGAACTGTGGTGTAATTATGAGTCACAGGGGGACGTGAATTTATTCACAAAGTTGATAGATAGTTTGGGTCATAACTCAAAGACACAACGATGCAGTCAAATCATTTGGAATTAAATATCTGTAAATTACAAGATTTAGAGGGTTCTGACATCACATccagtctctctgctgtgatttcaaatatcaatgcccaaACCCCACCACCGACAAATAACACAGAACACGCAGCCAGTGACgcaccaaacacacaccacGTTTAGTGACCAATAAATCAAGCGCCACAGGTGGTGTAAATGACAGATCAGGGATGGGTaataatgttgatttttttctgttcttgttcCTTTTTACCAAGCCGGGTTTGTTTGTCCTTGTTTCCCTCTCCTGCAGAGTTCCTCCTGACGGAGTTCATAAGCCAGTCAAAGATCTGCACGTCACAATGGACTGAGATGTCAACTTCCtcccaccaaaaaaacaaaaaaaagtaaagtcgtCATGCAGCATGAGGACAAAAAGTCATACTACAGCTATTGCACCCTCTAATTTATTAGATTCTTTCAATTATGTTTCATAGGGGCCTCGGAGCACTTCTGCAAACTAAATGAGCTGTGCTGGAACTTACACCATCATGTAACCCAAAAAAGGAAATCTCTtattcataaaaagaaaaaaatgtttgctttgattATTCCTTGAGAAACTgaatgtcacggtcctgggtcgatggcccagtgttttctgttttgttttattaatctttGATTTCTTGATGTGTCTTtgttagttcttaggttttggttcTGTGTCCCCGCTGTTCTGTGTTGGTATTGTGCCTCTATATAAATAGCatcataatttcatattttgtcaGCACTTCCTAGTAGTATGTAACTACACCATAAATGTCAGGGTTTGCATGTTGAGATATGAAtggaggacccaagatgcaggcactgctgatgtgagtgagctttattCATGGAGAGTGACATACAAACAAAGGCGAGGGAGGCGAGAAACAAAActaagaaaacctaaactgggaaagctgAGAACCAAATAACAAACCTGGACACGAGGGAATGGAGTTAAAACACGAAGGATGACAAGCAGGAAAAACAGCATGGAGGAGCACAGACGGACCAGTAACACACACAAGAGGACAAATGCTATAAATTAGTGAGGGcccgcttgaagctgacgctccggCGCGTGTGtcaaaaaacaccaacacaccGCTTCAGAAGCACTCTGTCGATGCTTGATTCGTTTGGCCACAGTCACGTGATCAGTGATGTCCAATTGTGAATTGTGAATTCCACTGTGTAGAGTGGGCAATCATAATGACgcagttcagtttttttgtagattcaagctgctcttcatatttttgaccaccagatgtcaccagagaggactgtgttaAAAAGCTTCCAGTAATGAATCGTTTTTCAACACAAGCTtcaatgcttcagaaagctttgtttggccatcactactataaatacacacagagggaaacGAGGAAACTGCACACAGGAGGGGGACACAGCTGAGCCTAATGAATCTGACGAGACTGAGCTGAAAGACGAGATGGATCATTCAAGTACTGTACATGATGTGGGTAGATGCTGTACGTTTATGGGCTGCAGGAGAGGCACAGATTAGGGTATTTGTGCAGACGAGGTTGTTTGGGGTGCCTGCGTGTTTGCCTGCTGGGCCTGAGCGAGCCTCTCATATCTGTGGCCCGGCGGTCTCTTCTCTTGCTGAGGATCTTAACGTAGTTGGCTGGGACGAGCATGTGGTCTCACCGTCCACACTGGCCAGGAGCCAGCCACGCACACGGGGCTGTAGCTCTAAACACgagggagaggaaaacactgtGATAGATGTAAACATGGGGCACGCTCACACAAAAGAAGAGCCCTCATCTGTTAGTTGTAAgataaggaaaacaaaaatagaaggTTTTGGGTCAAAGCACTCAGAATCAAATGTCCCGCAGCCAGTAAAAAGCTCATCACCTTTAGGAGCGAGGTTGAGCATCTCTCCAGCTCGCATAGAAAGCTCCTCCTGAGAAGCAGCTGTCAAGTCATATTCTCCTCTGGCCACCACGTGGTCGTCCTCCTCGCTCGCCCAGTTAGTGTCTAAACCAAGCAAGGAAACTGAATTAACGACATTCATAATTTTAACTGGTCTTAACCAAAAACAAgtccttctgcttttccttaCACTTGTAAAGTAACTAATGGCATATGGAGCTATGGTACCCAATTTATTTGCCACAGAGTTACACAAAGGCACATATGATGTCATACAAGCAGACTCATCTTTACACGTGTACTGCAGCCCTGAACATTACCAGGTTCAGATTCTATTATCAAACTTTACAACAGCAGCCTTAATTACTTTAACTCAAAACAATTAGCACCTGCAGCCACTGTCCTGTGTTGAGTACACctctcaaaacaacaaaatgtactCATGTGAATATGTAAGTGCTTGCTGTTCcatctcttccacctgctgcaCAAACCTGCTGGGGGGGACGTCTTCAAGGtgaggtgtgtgtctgtatcctcCCAGGCTGTAGCCACCACCATAGCCGCCACCATAGCTGTAGCTGTAAGGCCTGTAGCCACCACAGATGGAGCTCCCATAGAGGCTGTAAGAGGGGAGAAGGAGCTGTTGGATGGACGGTAGGACTGCTGGACCTGACGAGGGGGCACCAGGAGCGCCAACCTGGGCAGGACAGAAGAGCCAGCAGGGGTGGAGGAGCCTGTAGCTTATCCCAAATCTGTAGATCTGTTTGGTGACAACATAAAGATAGAATATCAGTAAAATCCACCCATAATTCATTGCAACATTAATTGAGCAAAGCATTAGTTCGAAACGTCATGGAGTCAAGCTAAACCACAAACTGAATGAACAGCTCATAgagtggctctcttccacagcgtgtcctttgtcctttctccctcccctcaACCCCAACCAGTCCTCAGAGGCTGCCCCTCCCTatacctggttctgctggaagtttcttccagttaaaatggtgtttttccttcccacagtcaccAAGTGCTCActcaaaagggttttttttgatcatttagttttctctgtattacaaTAGGGCCTCCACCTTGCAgtataaagtgtcttgaggtgactgttgttgtgattaacgctatataaataaactgaaattgaattgagtcAACACTTCCTCCTGCCTCATCTCCAGCTCTGCTACTCTTCATCTGTACAGACTGtggaaaatacacaataaattcACCATCAACCAGCAGCTAGTGGCAACTTTTAGCATGGGATGTTTTCTGACATGAGCTGACATTATGAACCAGTCAACACACCTTAAATATCATTATAACAGCTCTGATTGTTCAGCTTCTCCAATCTGATGACCATATTCTCTTAACCGTAAAAAGATATGTTGATATGtccaaaaaagataaagatgtgTCCAGATTTAATTCCATTTCCTCACTTAAAGCGGAAAAAAGTGTCAGGGTGGGGGGACTGATTGAACTGTGATTGTGGAATTTGCCTCACACAGGTGCGTTCACTATTGCTTGTTTGAGAATACTGCTGTATATATACAAATGCTGACTGTACAAACAAactgttgtacatatatttttagaattatcggaaaatgttgagaaaaagacaagaaaaaacaatgacttGCAGCATCAAGCGGAGGAGTTTAATCTTCTCTGGGTCTCGTTTAGGAGTTTGGGGACAGGTGAGCAGAGGactgacagatgaaaaaaaatgagctttctctaAGGGTGTTGCCTCTCCCTTAAAGACAGGCTGAGGAGTTCAGCTACTCaaaaggggctcagagtagaactGCTATTCCTTCACGTTGAAGAGAGGCTgatgagaaaaggagaaagaggccccagggcagacccaggacactctGGAGAGgctatatctctcagctggcctgaggATGTCTTGGTGTTATCCCAGAAGaagtggaggaggtggctggggagagggagatgtgggcttctctgcttaggctgctgcccggGTAAACCAGTCcttgataagcagaagaaaatggatggataacaataataagcagaagaagctaaaagacacagacacaaatttaaaataaaacattattagtTATGAATTGAAAGATATAATTATTCAGCTATATAATAACTCAGCTTATAAATATACATgtaggcatttttttaaagtaaattatcGGGCAAAGGAACTGAGTTTGTTGGCAAACAGCAACAGGAAGACAGCAGctacattttcttctgaattgACAGTTAGCAAgtacagaacaaacagaaatgcaattacaatatttattttattaatttaacttattacccagaactgcaacaaaacaaacaaacaaaaaacgctcaattaa
The Pelmatolapia mariae isolate MD_Pm_ZW linkage group LG13, Pm_UMD_F_2, whole genome shotgun sequence DNA segment above includes these coding regions:
- the LOC134640338 gene encoding peroxisomal membrane protein PEX13-like, with the protein product MGAPSVVATGLTATAMVAAMVVATAWEDTDTHLTLKTSPPADTNWASEEDDHVVARGEYDLTAASQEELSMRAGEMLNLAPKELQPRVRGWLLASVDGETTCSSQPTTLRSSAREETAGPQI